From the Takifugu flavidus isolate HTHZ2018 chromosome 12, ASM371156v2, whole genome shotgun sequence genome, one window contains:
- the serpine2 gene encoding glia-derived nexin has protein sequence MKTLSFLCLFGLVVLRGHGGALSQAPSYGERGSDLGIQVFQQEVRSRPLDNIVLSPHGVASILGMLLPGAHGETRKQVLTALRYKKNGPYKMLKKLHKTLTAKANQDSLLIANAMFTKEGFPMKEAFVATNKANFQCESRSLDFRHPSKAADDINKWVSNKTKGHIPSLVKADMLDSALTRLVALNSIYFKGLWKSRFQPENTKMRPFTSGDGTVHKVPMMSQLSVFNIGMVTTPQGLKYKVIELPYHGNTVSMLIALPSEENTPLSHIIPTISTASVQNWTKLMHMMKIRLLIPKFTADAEVDLKGSLLALGLTDMFSVERADFRHLSAKPLYVSKALQKAKIEVNEDGTKASAATTAILMARSSPPWVSVDRPFLFLIRHNPTGTILFMGQINQP, from the exons ATGAAGACTCTCTCATTCCTGTGCCTGTTTGGGCTGGTCGTCCTCCGCGGCCACGGGGGTGCACTCTCTCAGGCTCCCTCCTATGGGGAACGGGGCTCTGATCTGGGGATCCAGGTCTTTCAGCAGGAGGTCCGCTCCAGGCCCCTGGACAATATCGTGCTGTCTCCTCACGGTGTAGCCTCTATCCTTGGAATGCTGCTCCCAGGTGCTCACGGAGAGACTCGGAAGCAGGTCCTCACTGCTCTCCGCTACAAGAAAAACG GGCCGTACAAgatgctgaagaagctgcacaAGACCTTGACGGCTAAGGCCAACCAAGACTCGTTGCTGATTGCTAACGCCATGTTCACCAAGGAGGGCTTCCCCATGAAGGAGGCTTTCGTAGCCACCAACAAAGCCAACTTCCAATGTGAGAGCAGGAGCCTGGACTTCAGACACCCCTCGAAAGCAGCAGATGATATCAACAAGTGGGTCAGCAATAAGACCAAAG GTCACATCCCCAGCCTGGTCAAAGCGGACATGCTGGACTCGGCGCTGACCCGCCTGGTGGCTCTCAACTCCATCTACTTCAAAGGCCTGTGGAAGTCCCGCTTCCAGCCAGAGAACACCAAGATGAGGCCCTTCACCAGCGGCGACGGGACCGTGCATAAAGTTCCCATGATGTCCCAACTTTCCGTCTTCAACATCG GCATGGTCACCACGCCCCAGGGCCTGAAATATAAGGTGATCGAGCTGCCGTATCACGGCAACACGGTCAGCATGCTGATCGCCCTGCCCTCCGAGGAGAACACCCCCTTGTCCCACATCATCCCGACCATCAGCACGGCCTCGGTGCAGAACTGGACCAAACTGATGCACATGATGAAAATCCGCCTGCTCATCCCAAA GTTCACCGCGGACGCCGAGGTCGACCTGAAAGGATCGCTCTTGGCGCTGGGACTGACGGACATGTTCAGCGTGGAGCGCGCTGACTTCAGACACCTCA GTGCTAAGCCCTTGTATGTGTCGAAGGCTCTGCAAAAAGCCAAAATCGAAGTGAACGAAGACGGGACGAAAGCGTCCGCTGCCACCA CTGCCATTTTGATGGCTCGATCCTCTCCCCCCTGGGTGTCCGTGGACCgacctttcctcttcctcatcagacATAACCCAACAG GTACCATTCTGTTCATGGGTCAGATTAACCAGCCTTGA
- the psmd2 gene encoding 26S proteasome non-ATPase regulatory subunit 2, with protein sequence MEEAKNKEKKTEKADEKEKEKEKGQQPSAKDKDKKEEQELSEEDKQLQEDLEMMVERLSEKNTALYHPALEELRRLIRSSTTSMTSVPKPLKFLRPHYGKLKEIYDGMAPGENKRFCADVVSVLAMTMSGERECLKYRLVGSQEELASWGHEYVRHLAGEVAKEWQEVEENDKTQQEMLLKLVKEIVPYNMAHNAEHEACDLLMEIERLDMLEDYIDENAYGKVCLYLTSCVSYVPEPENSALLRCALNIFRKFNRYPEALRLALMLNDVELVENIFTSCKDIVIQKEMAFMLGRHGMFLELNEDVEDYEDLTEIMSNVQLNSNFLALARELDIMEPKVPDDIYKTHLENNRFGGSGSQVDSARMNLASSFVNGFVNAAFGQDKLLTDDGNKWLYKNKDHGMLSAAASLGMILLWDVDGGLTQIDKYLYSSEDYIKSGALLACGIVNSGVRNECDPALALLSDYVLHNSNIMRIGAIFGLGLAYAGSNREDVLSLLLPVMGDSKSSMEVVGITAMACGMIAVGSCNGDVTSTILQTIMEKNDTELKDSYAHWLPLGLGLNHLGKGEAIETTLAALQVVPEPFRSFANTLVDICAYAGSGNVLKVQQLLHICSEHYEAKEKEKEDDKEKKDKKDKDKKESDMGSHQGVAVLGIALIAMGEEIGSEMALRTFGHLLRYGEPTLRRAVPLALALISVSNPRLNILDTLSKFSHDADPEVSHNSIFAMGMVGSGTNNARLAAMLRQLAQYHAKDPNNLFMVRLAQGLTHLGKGTLTLCPYHSDRQLMSQVAVAGLLTVLVSFLDVKNIILGKSHYILYGLVAAMQPRMLVTFDEELRPLPVSVRVGQAVDVVGQAGKPKAITGFQTHTTPVLLAHGERAELATEEYLPVTPILEGFVILRKNPNYET encoded by the exons atggaggaggcaaaaaacaaagagaaaaagacagaaaaggccgatgagaaggagaaggagaaggaaaaggggcAACAGCCCTCAGCTAAAGACAAGGATAAGAAAGAGGAGCAAGAATTG TCTGAAGAGGACAAACAGTTACAGGAGGACTtggagatgatggtggagaGACTGAGT GAAAAGAACACAGCTTTGTACCATCctgctctggaggagctgcgcagGCTGATTCGCTCCTCGACGACTTCCATGACCTCGGTACCCAAGCCCCTCAAGTTCCTGCGCCCACACTATGGCAAGCTAAAGGAGATCTATGATGGCATGGCTCCTGGAGAGAATAAA CGTTTTTGTGCTGACGTGGTGTCGGTGCTTGCCATGACCATGAGTggtgagagagagtgtttgAAGTATCGTCTGGTAGGCTCTCAGGAGGAATTGGCCTCCTGGGGACATGAATATGTCAG GCACCTGGCTGGTGAGGTGGCTAAAGAGTGGCAGGAGGTAGAAGAAAATGACAAGACACAACAGGAAATGCTACTAAAACTTGTGAAAGAGATTGTCCCTTACAATATGGCCCACAATGCCGAGCACGAGGCCTGCGATCTGCTGATGGAAATCGAGAGATTGGACATGTTGGAGGACTACATTGATGAAAACGCTTATGGCAAAGTCTGTCTGTACCTCACAAG CTGTGTGAGTTATGTTCCTGAGCCAGAAAACTCGGCGCTGCTGAGATGCGCCCTGAACATCTTCAGGAAATTCAATCGTTACCCAGAAGCCCTGCGCCTGGCCTTAATGCTCAATGACGTTGAGCTGGTAGAAAACATCTTCACATCCTGCAAAGACAT AGTTATCCAGAAGGAAATGGCTTTCATGCTCGGTCGCCATGGCATGTTCCTGGAGCTGAATGAGGACGTTGAGGACTATGAGGACCTGACAGAAATCATGTCCAATGTGCAGCTCAACAGCAACTTTTTGGCCTTGgccagagag TTGGACATAATGGAACCCAAAGTCCCAGATGACATCTACAAAACCCATTTGGAAAACAACA GGTTCGGCGGTAGTGGCTCCCAGGTGGATTCTGCTCGCATGAACTTGGCCTCGTCCTTTGTAAACGGCTTTGTCAACGCAGCATTCGGACAGGACAAGCTGCTCACAGATGACGGCAACAAATGGTTGTACAAGAACAAGGACCACG GCATGCTGAGCGCCGCAGCCTCCCTGGGTATGATCCTGCTGTGGGATGTGGACGGTGGTTTGACACAGATTGACAAGTATCTCTATTCCTCTGAGGATTACATTAAG tCTGGTGCTCTATTAGCCTGCGGCATTGTCAACTCAGGAGTGAGGAACGAGTGTGACCCTGCCCTTGCCTTGCTGTCTGACTACGTCCTCCACAACAGCAACATCATGAGGATAGGAGCCATATTTGG CCTGGGCCTCGCCTACGCTGGCTCCAACAGAGAAGATGTTCTGTCTCTGCTTCTTCCCGTCATGGGAGATTCCAAATCCAGCATGGAG GTGGTGGGAATAACGGCGATGGCGTGCGGCATGATTGCAGTGGGGTCATGTAACGGTGATGTGACCTCCACCATTCTTCAGACCATCATGGAGAAGAACGACACGGAGCTGAAGGACTCGTACGCTCACTGGCTGCCTTTAGGCCTGGGACTGAACCACCTGG GTAAAGGAGAGGCCATTGAGACGACCCTGGCAGCTTTACAAGTTGTACCTGAGCCTTTCCGCAGCTTTGCCAACACATTGGTGGATATCTGCGCATACGCAG GTTCCGGTAAtgtgctgaaggtgcagcagcttctgcacaTCTGTAGCGAGCACTACGAAGccaaggagaaagaaaaggaggacgACAAGGAGAAGAAGGATAAGAAGGACAAAGATAAAAAAGAGTCCGATATGGGTTCCCATCAG GGTGTAGCTGTCCTTGGCATCGCCCTCATCGCCATGGGGGAGGAGATCGGTTCTGAAATGGCCCTACGGACGTTTGGGCATCTG CTGCGTTACGGCGAGCCCACCCTGAGGCGAGCAGTGCCCCTGGCCTTGGCTCTCATTTCTGTGTCCAACCCTCGCTTGAACATCTTGGACACCCTCAGTAAGTTCTCCCACGATGCCGACCCCGAGGTCTCGCACAACTCCATCTTCGCCATGGGCATGGTGGGCAGCG GCACAAATAACGCCCGTCTGGCCGCCATGCTGAGGCAGCTGGCCCAGTACCACGCCAAAGACCCGAACAACCTCTTCATGGTCAGACTGGCTCAG GGTCTGACTCATCTGGGCAAAGGAACACTGACGCTCTGTCCCTACCATAGCGACCGGCAGCTCATGAGCCAGGTGGCCGTCGCCGGGCTGCTAACGGTCCTCGTTTCCTTCCTCGACGTCAAAAACA TAATTCTGGGGAAGTCTCACTACATCCTGTACGGCCTGGTGGCGGCCATGCAGCCACGCATGCTGGTGACCTTTGACGAGGAGCTGCGACCCCTCCCCGTGTCTGTTCGCGTCGGACAG GCTGTGGATGTGGTGGGCCAAGCGGGGAAACCCAAGGCCATCACAGGCTTCCAGACCCACACAACGCCCGTATTGCTGGCTCATGGAGAGCGGGCGGAGCTGGCCACAGAGGAGTATCTTCCTGTAACACCCATCCTGGAAGGCTTTGTAATCCTTCGCAAGAATCCCAATTATGAAACTTAG
- the wdfy1 gene encoding WD repeat and FYVE domain-containing protein 1 produces MAAEIHSRPQTARPVLLNKIEGHSDAVTGAVLIPKEDGVITVSEDRTIRVWLKRDSGQYWPSIYHTVSSPCSCMSYHHDSRRIFIGQDNGAVVEFLISEDFNKMNHVKTYPAHQNRVSDMVFSLETEWVVSTGHDKSVSWMCTQSGSMLGRHYFNAWASCLQYDHETQHAFVGDCSGQITLLKLEKQTYSIITTLKGHEGSIGTLWWDPVQRLLFSGASDHSIIMWDIGGRKGRTLLLQGHHERVQALRYLQLTRQLLSCSADGGIAVWNMDTQREEAPQWLDSDSCQKCEQPFFWNIKQMWDSKTIGLRQHHCRKCGKAVCGKCSSKRSPYPIMGFEFPVRMCDTCFETIREEDRTALATFHEGKHNISRMDMDPSRGLMVTCGSDRVVKIWDMSQVVGCSLATGFSSR; encoded by the exons ATGGCCGCGGAAATACATTCAAGGCCCCAAACGGCGAGGCCCGTTCTCCTAAATAAGATCGAGGGGCACTCGGACGCCGTCACCGGGGCGGTTTTGATCCCGAAAGAAGACGGAGTTATCACCGTCAGCGAGGACAG AACCATCCGAGTTTGGCTGAAGCGAGACAGCGGTCAGTACTGGCCCAGCATCTACCACACAGTCTCAT caccgtgCTCCTGCATGTCCTACCACCATGACAGCAGACGCATCTTCATAGGCCAGGACAACGGCGCCGTTGTG gAGTTTCTTATCTCGGAAGATTTCAACAAGATGAACCACGTCAAAACATACCCAG cccaCCAGAACCGTGTGTCAGATATGGTCTTCTCCCTGGAGACGGAGTGGGTGGTGAGCACCGGCCACGACAAGAGCGTGAGCTGGATGTGCACCCAGAGCGGCAGCATGCTGGGGAGACACTACTTCAATGCCTGGGCCTCCTGCCTGCA GTACGACCACGAGACGCAGCACGCCTTCGTCGGCGACTGTTCAGGACAGATCACCCTGCtgaagctggagaagcagaCGTACTCCATCATCACAACGCTAAAAGGCCACGAAG GCAGTATTGGTACCCTGTGGTGGGATCCTGTCCAGAGGCTGCTGTTCTCAGGAGCTTCTGATCACAGCATCATCATGTGGGACATCGGTGGAAGGAAAGGACGGACGCTACTGCTGCAAGGACATCA CGAGCGCGTTCAGGCTTTGCGCTACCTCCAGCTGACCCGgcagctgctgtcctgctcagcCGATGGAGGGATAGCGGTGTGGAACATGGACACGCAGAGAGAAGAG GCGCCTCAGTGGTTGGACAGTGACTCTTGTCAGAAGTGCGAGCAGCCGTTCTTCTGGAACATCAAGCAGATGTGGGACAGCAAGACCATCGGGCTCCGGCAG CACCACTGCAGGAAGTGCGGAAAGGCCGTTTGCGGGAAGTGCAGCTCCAAACGCTCCCCGTACCCCATCATGGGCTTCGAGTTCCCCGTGCGCATGTGCGACACCTGCTTTGAGACCATCAGAGAAGAAGA TCGCACGGCGTTGGCCACGTTCCATGAGGGCAAGCACAACATCAGCCGCATGGACATGGACCCATCCAGAGGCCTGATGGTCACCTGTGGCAGCGATCGCGTCGTCAAG ATCTGGGATATGTCGCAGGTGGTCGGCTGTAGCTTAGCAACAGGCTTCTCGTCACGCTGA
- the prss16 gene encoding LOW QUALITY PROTEIN: thymus-specific serine protease (The sequence of the model RefSeq protein was modified relative to this genomic sequence to represent the inferred CDS: inserted 1 base in 1 codon) translates to MAFRKCHILSCQGILLFLSVCCLLGTGRAAFKGFTRFKAKEEIGHKPVFDEQWFSQRLDHFSADSREWKQRYFLSQAFYKPDGPVFLMIGGEGPANPAWMQHGTWLTYAEKLGALCLMLEHRFYGKSRPTSDLSTDNLRFLSSRQALADLAHFRTTIAEALGLTNAKWVAFGGSYPGSLAAWFRLKYPHMVHAAVATSAPVHATVNFPEYLEVVWRSLASVDAECPLLVKKASDTLAELLKEPKTYDNITKDFNLCSKLQIQTEMDSAQFLETLAGNFMDVVQYNEDNRAFEGVVGTNVTIKVLCGMMRDGSVGEPYARYAAVARFMLDTLSIKCLDSSFDAYVRDMTNTSWDGPAAGGGRQWVYQTCAEFGFFQSSDSPNQPFTGFPLMFQVKQCEQFYNISAEMVAEAVAQTNEYYGGYDIRSSKIVFANGDVDPWHALGITQDITRDLPAVFIQGTAHCANMYPARSEDLPQLTLARDHIFXILQQWLKQ, encoded by the exons ATGGCTTTTAGGAAGTGCCATATTCTCTCTTGTCAAGGGATTTTGCTGTTTCTTTCAGTGTGCTGTCTGCTTGGAACAGGACGGGCAGCGTTTAAAGGCTTCACTCGGTTCAAAGCGAAGGAGGAAATTGGTCACAAACCAGTGTTTGACGAGCAATGGTTCAGTCAAAGACTGGATCACTTCAGTGCAGACAGCAGGGAGTGGAAACAA AGGTACTTTTTGAGTCAAGCCTTCTACAAGCCCGATGGCCCGGTGTTTCTAATGATAGGTGGAGAAGGTCCAGCCAATCCAGCCTGGATGCAGCATGGCACCTGGCTCACTTATGCTGAGAAGCTGGGAGCTCTTTGCTTAATGTTAGAACACCGCTTCTATGGAAAAAGCCGCCCAACCAG TGACCTCAGCACAGACAACCTGCGCTTCCTCAGCAGCCGCCAGGCGTTGGCAGACCTGGCGCATTTCAGAACAACCATCGCAGAGGCTCTGGGGCTGACCAACGCCAAGTGGGTGGCATTTGGTGGGTCGTACCCGGGTTCTCTGGCTGCTTGGTTCAGGCTGAAGTATCCTCACATGGTCCATGCGGCTGTGGCCACCAGTGCACCTGTTCACGCCACTGTTAATTTCCCAG AGTACTTGGAGGTTGTGTGGCGTTCGCTGGCCTCGGTGGACGCagagtgccccctgctggtgaaaaAGGCCTCCGACACCCTCGCAGAGCTTCTAAAGGAGCCGAAGACCTACGACAACATCACCAAAGATTTCAA CCTGTGTTCCAAACTGCAGATCCAGACCGAGATGGACTCAGCTCAGTTCCTGGAAACACTGGCTGGCAACTTCATGGACGTGGTCCAGTATAACGAAGACAACCGAGCATTTGAG GGTGTGGTGGGAACCAACGTCACCATCAAGGTCTTGTGTGGCATGATGAGGGACGGCTCTGTGGGGGAGCCCTACGCCCGCTACGCCGCAGTGGCGCGCTTCATGCTGGACACGCTGTCAATAAAATGCCTGGACAGCAGCTTCGATGCCTACGTCAGAGACATGACCAACACGTCGTGGGACGGGCCGGCTGCAGGGGGAG ggaGGCAGTGGGTCTACCAGACCTGTGCTGAATTTGGATTCTTCCAGAGTTCTGATTCCCCCAACCAGCCGTTCACCGGCTTCCCTCTTAT GTTTCAGGTGAAACAGTGCGAACAGTTTTACAACATTAGTGCAGAGATGGTGGCGGAGGCCGTGGCCCAGACGAACGAGTATTATGGCGGCTATGACATCCGCTCCAGCAAAATTGTTTTTGCTAACGGGGACGTGGACCCCTGGCACGCCCTGGGAATCACCCAGGACATCACCCGGGACCTGCCCGCTGTGTTTATCCAGG GAACGGCTCACTGTGCCAATATGTATCCTGCCAGGAGTGAGGATCTCCCCCAGCTTACTCTGGCCCGGGACCACATCT TTATCCTCCAACAGTGGCTGAAGcaatga